The window CGTGACCCTTCTCtcctggggcttcttcctcggccttggtgacccTGCTGTGGTCTGACCAAGATGGGGTCGATCTCGCCTAGCTTGCCTCTGGTAGTTCTCAtgttcttctctgtgcggaTGAGTGCCTCTAGTGTGTCTTTGAGGCAAAGGTTGGCGTCCTCCTGCACAGTGTGGGGATCTATGAGTACCATGTGTCTTAGGGCTCCGATGATGTTTAGAATGATCTGCTCTCCCGATCCGAGCAAGAGATCGAGGTGGTACAGAATGGACAGTGCGCGAAGTCCTGCCTgacccccttcttgctgttgattgGAAGGTGACGCTATTGTCAGGAGATGGGATTTCTGCTTGAAGCAGGTCTTTGCGGCCGAGCTGAACTAGTGCGTGGTACTGGAAGTGCGGAGCCGAACTGTCTTATGAAATCCCTCACCAGTGCGTTCGTGGCTAATACCTGCAGCTGCAAACTctgcatctgttcttccatgTTCGGATGAGTTACCCGGGACGATGGGACATGGCaggatagctgagggttctgctcgcactgatccccctctccctgggcaaccTGTGGATTGGGCCTGGTTTGCCGGGGTCCTTCTAGAGTGGTCTCTGCTGGGACGTTTTCCTGCCCTGCCACTGGTGGTGAATGGGAACGTCTAAGTGGTACTTCCCGAGTGGATCTTGCACGCGTTGTCGTTGaggaaacgaccttctcactcttTAATCGCATTGTTctaaggtgactttttgtaacagtTTCCCACGGACGACGCCAATCTGATGTGGAAAAATTTAACTGGACTATCTCTCCTGTAGTTCCTGGAGCTTTGGCTGACCTGCACAGAAAAGATGACAAGGAGAGCtgggctgacccgacaggggactctccgatgcctaagttagacctttccacaacagatgctcaagagagctttacagtatgagaagtgagtaatccctcctttgtgatggaggcttacgttggtatttataggctgctcatggagggcaagtgggagacgattgtgaagagtcctacttaggcgtggagtcctcaaggagagtggctctatgattccggaaatattcctagaatatttCCCTCTTAACTAGGAGAGAtcaaccgtgtgacgtcatgatgatgtgtagtggatagactCCTGACCTCCGGAATAgactacgttccttgaatgtaggggtggacggaaacacgtttctggaatccttgttgttgacgtcgggccaaggtggcagctcggccagatgaggccgaggtggagaacggcctgattggtgccgaggtgCAGCACATCATGATTGAAGCCAAGGttgagcacggcctgattggtgccgaggtggagcacggcatgattgaggccgggGTGGAGCACGGCCCGATGGAGGCCGACatggagcatggcctgatggagaccaaggcagtagcacagcctgatggaggtcgacgtggagcacggcctgattggtaccgaggtgcagcacggcaagattgaggccgaggtggagcatggcctgatgtATGCCGacgtggagcacgacctgatggagaccgaggcagtagcaccgcctaatggatgccgaggtagtagcgCGGCATATTGGAGGctgaggcagtagcacggcctgatggaggccgaggtggagcacgacttgattggtgccgaggtgcagcacgacATGATTGGGGCCGAGGCGAAGCACGACCTGATTGGTGCCAAGgtgtagcacggcatgattgaggccgaggtggagcacaacCTAATTGGTGCCGAGGtacagcacggcatgattggtgccgaggtgcagcatggcaagattgaggccgaggtggagcatgtcctgatggaggccgacgtGGAGCATGGCCTAATTGgtgccgaggtgcagcacggcatgattgaggccgaggttgAGCATGGCCtgagccgtgctgaggaaagtgacatattttgcctcatcagtactaaaatctgattttggtatcaaataataaatgggacgAGACTCCCAATAGTATTAGTATCAAAATACCGAGTAGGTATTGGATGGAATCGGAACTGCTAGTACCATTTTGAAGGATATATTTCATGTTCTCGTGTTGAGTTTTATTACTATAGTTTGATGCATTTAGGTGGTATATGTCCTCTTATGGATATTTTAATTGAtagacttttatttttgttattataCCTTATTTGGTGATAGCACCAAAACTACATTAAGACTTATTTATttggtcccttttttttttttcgctaaaggtTAGCAGATGAATATTATTAGAATAAATATATGAGAAGAACAAAGAACTATTGTCTCgctattccaccttcggcatggccatcagccgAGATAACAAGACAACCAAATGAAAATTACATAAATCTATATCTGGGTCTTTTCTGAAAGTCCAATTTAAATCATAAGCTATAAAAAGAGGAGACTCAGTCTAGGAAGTTGTGGTTCTTGTAGCTGCCTCATGCTTTGCAAGTTTATCTACCACCATGTTTATCTCTCTGTAACAGTGAGATATTCTCCATTCTATGCTGTCCAAATACTGCTTGAAGTGCCACCATTTTTGCTTAAAGGGATCTCTTGATTCCTTATTCCATTGACAACAGATTTAGAGCCACTCTCAATCCATAATTTATTTAACCCATTGCTAAAAGCCATTTGGATCCCTATAAAAATTGCTAAGAATTTTGCCATGTAGTTTGTCCTAACATCTTCATGACAAGCAAAGCAGGCAAGAGGGGATCCCACATCATTCCTTAGAATACCACTCGCACGTAAACATCCCGGCTTACCAAGCGAATATCCATCAATGTTTAGCTTGTAGTAATATAGAGGAGGGATCCAAATGATCTCCAAAATTGTTTTTGCAAGGGGTTTTGAAGTCATCACCATCAATTTTTTAGAGAGAAGATGATCTGCGACAATagtaacttgaatttcatttatagaGGGGAAATCTTGAAGATCTCTATGAATTGCTGCTACCACAGATGATAGCTGAATTTTATGATCAAATAGTCTTCTATTTCACACTACTGGAAAATATGATAGAAGGGTATGGACTTTGATAGAATCAGGTCAGTTCTCGGTTGCTTCAACTTGGGAAAGAATGCATGAGTAGAATCTAGTGGTTAGCTGGCATCACATGATTTGGATCAAGGGTCTTCCTCCTTGCTTCTCTTTATTTGGGTGGAGGCTGATTCACAAAAAATTACCGACGGATgacaaaatttccaaaaaagCAATACCTCTGGTATTGAGGTGTAGTATCTGTTGCAAGAGTGAGGAAAACTATGAAATTCATCATGGTTTTGTATCTTAGTTTGTTTTCTAAAATCAGTAACACCTTATATCTCATGATAATGAAAAATCTACAAAACTAATAATGGAACCATCTTGTTAGCAACTATTAaagttcttctcccttttctacCGCGTCTAGAACCGCCTAGAAACTTATACCATCCCATCCCATTAGTAAACAGGACTAAGATGTAGATTTGGTCCGATTAAATAAAAGATTTGGTccgattaaataaaaaagaagatactGAAATTAGCACCTTCAATTCTAGTACCAATTCGAATGCAGATCCATTCCAAGTACTGAGAATATTCCCCATTAACACCTCTACTCGTGATTAACCCTAAAATGAATAATGACATCTGCATTCTGCAGACTCTCTCCCTAATCTAATAATAGGGGAAAAGATCCCACACGCCCACAGTGAGAGAATTCTTTCCCGCCCCTTACATAACTAATACTTACCCTATCTCCTCGTGATAATTCCCTAACCTTGTGGGTTGTGGGCCTCTCCCAATTGACGACACTCTCGAGTCTTCATAATAGTTAATAAGGGAACCTTgtctctaataataataataataataataataataaaaagaattgTGAGAGTGTTGGAAACGTGATGGGCGAGAAAACCATGTCCAAATAATGTCGGCTGCAGGGTATGGGTCCAATGATAAAGAGTTGtttaatagagagagagagaaagctggTTTGCTTTATACGGCCGGCTTGACTTCTATCCTTGAATGTTGAACTCGAACACTTTCAACTGACACTAGACGAGACTTTGGACTTCTTTTATACTTAATTTATACTTCAAATTTACAAATTTAATCATTATTTTAACCTCACCTAACACCTCAGCAGTTatctttatcatttttttttggtaaagacttATCTTTATCATCCAATATAATTTTCAACTAAAAAACCCCCACTGGCGTGCTCAGACTACAAAATTGTCTCAATACTTTTCTTGTAGCTGACGTTCAAAGCTGATGTTCACCTCTACTTCCTCCCACTTTCCTTCAAAAACCTTCTCTGTTCTtccttcttatatatatatatatatatttttgtgttAGCCATTGAGCTTCACAAAGCTTCAGTTGTGCTGATAACCAATCTAAGGAAAGCTCCGCGTGAAGTAACTGGAAAGAGCGGCCATGGACTCAACTTACTTGGAACTTGATACGTCGCTCAGCTTTGACCTCAATCTCAATTCTTACGGAGTAACTCCTGTAAGTGTCGTTTCCTTACTGTTTAATTTGTGATTCTAAGAATGTATGGCAAGATTCTATAATTGTATGTACAAGGAATTACGTTCTTGAGGATTCTATTTCATTCGTGTTATACCCATTTCGATTAATCTGTTATCAAAACAGGAATTGTCTTTAACCTAACAACTTCTTCATCTCTCGTTCCTTCAGAAGAAAGAGTATAAAGAGTTTCAAACTGAGATTATTAATTCGAAGAAGAAACCTTCAGTAAATGAAGAGGAGATATTATTGGTGGAGAAGTTGAATCAGGTGATTGAAGAGAACAAGAAGCTAAGCGAGTTGGTTGGTGTGATGTGTGAGAAATATAACAATTTGAAGAGCCAAATGGAGTTATTGAGCAACAAGAACAATGATCAAGGGCTTGTTGCATCCAAGAAGAGAAAGGCTGAAAGCATGGATAACAGCAATAATAATGTGAATCAAGTCAATACTGATAGCAGTTCAACTGAGGAAGAAGATTCATGCAATAAGATACCAAAGGAAGCCATCAAGACAAAGATCTCAAGGGTCTTTGTACCGACTGAAGCTTCTGATACCACCCTTGTAAGTACACACACTACTCTATCCACAAGGacactactctctctctctctctctctatcttttatATATTGACTTGTGGGTTTCATATTTCAGGTAGTGAAGGATGGATATCAATGGAGGAAATATGGTCAAAAGGTGACTAGGGACAACCCATGTCCTAGAGCATACTTCAGGTGTTCTTTTGCACCAAGATGCCCTGTAAAGAAGAAGGTGCAAAGAAGTGCAGAAGATCGATCTGTATTGGTTGCCACTTATGAAGGGGAGCACAACCATCCAAACCCAACTCAAGCCAAGACAGGATTGGGTCCAAACCATGGTGTAGCACTAGGCTCAGCCTCCATAAAATCATCAGTTTCAGGTCCATTGGTAACACTAGATCTAACCCAACCTGGTTCATGTAACGATGGGAAGAATTCTAGTCCAGATATCAAATCGCCGGCGTTTCAGCAGTTTATGATTGAACAGATGGCTTCTTCTTTGACCAAAGATCCCACTTTTACGGCAGCACTTGCAGCGGCAATTGCAGGAAAATGGTGACAGTTTCtctagaaaataattttaatttttttttgttatctgTTTGATTGTTCAGAAGATGGGAGAACCATCTCATGTAAATAGAAATTTGTAAGGGGAAAAAggggttaaaagaaaaaaaagtcttgagctccttttcttttctcaaaaaagGTTTAAAAATGTCTCGAGCCTTCTCTCTCTCGCGGAAGCTTTCTTATAATTAGCCGTACggatttcataaaaaaatataattagcCGTACGGAAACCCTAATCTCACCATAAGTTTGATGCCAAAGCATTTCTTGCGCGACATGGATCTCAGAGACGTGTGACTGTTTTCATTTGCCGGCGACTGCAAGCCTTAGATGATCTTTTGATCCAGTCAAGCAGTGTtggtctttaccaaaaaaaaaaaaaaaaagcagtgtTGTTccaataattattattattcttctccTATTCCATGGTTTTGTTAATTTATATTGGATTCAGTGCCTGTTGGTCAAACATTCCTCATGATCCTCATGAATTCTAACTTTACAGTCCATGACATGTGTTTT is drawn from Macadamia integrifolia cultivar HAES 741 unplaced genomic scaffold, SCU_Mint_v3 scaffold1866, whole genome shotgun sequence and contains these coding sequences:
- the LOC122065052 gene encoding probable WRKY transcription factor 40, with the translated sequence MDSTYLELDTSLSFDLNLNSYGVTPKKEYKEFQTEIINSKKKPSVNEEEILLVEKLNQVIEENKKLSELVGVMCEKYNNLKSQMELLSNKNNDQGLVASKKRKAESMDNSNNNVNQVNTDSSSTEEEDSCNKIPKEAIKTKISRVFVPTEASDTTLVVKDGYQWRKYGQKVTRDNPCPRAYFRCSFAPRCPVKKKVQRSAEDRSVLVATYEGEHNHPNPTQAKTGLGPNHGVALGSASIKSSVSGPLVTLDLTQPGSCNDGKNSSPDIKSPAFQQFMIEQMASSLTKDPTFTAALAAAIAGKW